One genomic region from Arthrobacter sp. FB24 encodes:
- the aztD gene encoding zinc metallochaperone AztD, translated as MRVSPIGVPGAAGLAVAALVLSACAADPGRGADGAQSGGGASSAGQSTGSSSASQEVPGPALRLVLTHAGGITVLDATSLEVVGEAELTGFNRLNPAGDGRHVLVSTGNAFRVFDAGVWTEKHGDHGHSYAVEPSLTAASFEASKAGHAVFHSGRTALFSDGSGKVELFDPAGLGESAGVLPDSDVYTTAEAHHGVAVPLEAGKLLVTVGDEESRRGIAVLAAGAGQDRAELVRNEDCPGVHGEAAAGPDTVVVGCEDGMLIYRDGKISKVASPDAYGRMGNQAGSPRSPVVLGDYKVDKDAALERPTRVSLVNTETATLRLVELGTSYSFRSLGRGAAGEALVLGTDGALRVIDPLTGSITSTIPVVDAWEESETWQDPRPTLFVQGSTAYVTEPAESAIHAVDLASGKVTKSAELAHVPNELTGVSG; from the coding sequence TTGAGGGTTTCCCCTATCGGCGTTCCGGGAGCGGCGGGACTTGCCGTTGCCGCCCTCGTCCTGAGCGCTTGCGCCGCGGACCCGGGGCGGGGCGCTGACGGCGCCCAGTCGGGAGGCGGCGCGTCATCCGCCGGGCAGTCCACCGGGTCGTCCAGTGCAAGCCAGGAGGTCCCGGGCCCCGCGCTCAGGCTGGTATTGACTCATGCCGGGGGCATCACGGTGCTCGATGCCACCTCACTGGAGGTCGTGGGGGAGGCCGAGCTTACGGGCTTCAACAGATTGAACCCTGCGGGCGACGGCCGGCATGTCCTGGTGTCCACCGGAAACGCGTTCAGGGTGTTCGATGCGGGCGTGTGGACGGAGAAGCATGGTGATCACGGGCATTCCTACGCCGTTGAGCCGTCCCTCACGGCTGCCTCGTTCGAAGCCAGCAAGGCCGGCCACGCTGTCTTTCATTCCGGCCGGACCGCCCTCTTCAGCGATGGTTCCGGAAAGGTGGAGCTCTTCGACCCGGCAGGACTGGGGGAGAGTGCGGGTGTCCTTCCGGACAGTGATGTCTACACGACTGCGGAAGCCCATCATGGCGTAGCGGTGCCGCTCGAGGCGGGCAAACTCCTCGTCACGGTCGGAGACGAGGAGTCGAGGCGGGGGATTGCCGTGCTGGCAGCGGGAGCGGGGCAGGACCGCGCGGAACTGGTGCGCAACGAGGACTGCCCCGGCGTGCACGGCGAAGCAGCCGCAGGCCCGGATACAGTCGTGGTGGGCTGTGAAGACGGCATGCTGATCTACCGGGACGGGAAGATTTCCAAAGTGGCAAGCCCCGACGCCTACGGGCGGATGGGAAACCAGGCGGGTTCGCCCAGGTCGCCGGTGGTTCTGGGTGACTACAAAGTGGATAAGGATGCTGCGCTGGAACGGCCCACGCGCGTCTCGCTCGTCAATACGGAGACGGCCACCCTCCGGCTGGTGGAACTCGGTACGAGCTATTCGTTCCGCTCGCTGGGCAGGGGTGCCGCCGGCGAGGCCCTGGTCCTGGGGACCGACGGCGCCCTGCGTGTCATTGACCCATTGACCGGAAGCATCACCTCCACCATCCCCGTCGTTGACGCCTGGGAGGAATCGGAAACGTGGCAGGACCCGCGCCCGACGCTGTTTGTGCAGGGCTCCACCGCCTACGTCACGGAGCCTGCAGAAAGCGCGATCCATGCCGTGGACCTTGCCTCGGGCAAAGTAACCAAATCGGCGGAACTCGCGCACGTGCCCAACGAGCTGACGGGAGTCTCGGGCTAG
- a CDS encoding acyl-CoA thioesterase, with protein MSETAANSVTLRFLAAPMDVGHSGSVDAGTVLEWVDKAAYAAAVGWAKSYCVTAYVGNIHFADPVNSGDMVEVTATIVYTGRSSMHIRTVVSSGDPKGGAATMRSQCMVIFVAVGPDGKPVPVPQFEPSTPEEIEQRDHALARIKVREDIVQAMNAQEYTDAGTAERVVLRFMAAPTDVNWGGKVHGGIVMKWIDEAAYVCASRYCGKDTVAVFSGGVRFYRPLLIGHVVEVEARLVYTGTKGMHIAVHVRSGDPKGREMNLTTYCLTVMVARDAAGNSLPIPPWVPVSEEDKRLHAHARELLEIRGRAPGNRLPNHLLSAGGVQEPA; from the coding sequence ATGAGCGAGACTGCCGCCAATTCAGTGACCCTCCGCTTTCTAGCGGCCCCCATGGACGTCGGCCACAGCGGCTCCGTGGATGCCGGAACCGTGCTCGAGTGGGTGGACAAAGCGGCCTATGCCGCAGCGGTTGGCTGGGCCAAGTCGTACTGTGTCACGGCCTACGTGGGTAACATCCACTTTGCCGATCCGGTCAACAGCGGGGACATGGTGGAAGTCACCGCGACGATCGTCTATACCGGCCGGTCCTCCATGCATATCCGCACGGTGGTGTCCTCGGGCGACCCCAAAGGCGGGGCGGCCACAATGCGCAGCCAGTGCATGGTGATTTTTGTGGCGGTGGGCCCGGACGGTAAACCGGTGCCCGTCCCGCAGTTCGAACCTTCCACTCCCGAGGAAATCGAGCAGCGTGACCACGCCCTGGCGCGGATCAAGGTCCGCGAGGACATCGTCCAGGCGATGAATGCACAGGAATATACGGACGCCGGCACCGCGGAACGGGTGGTCCTTCGGTTCATGGCCGCCCCCACGGATGTCAATTGGGGCGGCAAGGTGCACGGCGGCATCGTCATGAAGTGGATCGACGAGGCCGCCTATGTTTGCGCCTCCCGGTACTGCGGCAAGGACACCGTGGCGGTATTTTCCGGCGGGGTGCGTTTCTACCGGCCACTGCTGATCGGCCATGTCGTGGAAGTGGAGGCGCGGCTCGTGTACACCGGCACCAAGGGAATGCACATTGCGGTGCACGTCCGCTCCGGGGATCCCAAGGGGCGGGAGATGAACCTGACGACGTACTGCCTGACCGTAATGGTGGCCAGGGACGCTGCGGGGAACTCCCTGCCGATTCCGCCGTGGGTGCCGGTCTCGGAGGAGGACAAGCGCCTGCACGCCCATGCCCGGGAGCTGCTGGAAATCCGTGGCCGGGCACCGGGAAACCGGCTGCCCAACCACCTGCTCTCCGCTGGTGGCGTGCAGGAGCCCGCATAG